Proteins encoded by one window of Streptacidiphilus sp. PB12-B1b:
- a CDS encoding MBL fold metallo-hydrolase, whose translation MSHDAHLAPIADGLYAWLPDGRGTWGLANCGLLVSEGQAALIDTPYDLPRTRALLEAAAPVLGPQGRIGTAITTHSNGDHSYGLAALGDVEIIGTRDYLHALDHEPTPQQMHALVAETPPDQPTSWYLRRHFGRFDFTGIDPVAPTRTFSGSLELRIGAAEVRLVQAGPAHTDGDLWVHLPQHGVVFTGDVVFADDHPVHWAGPIDNVIDACLGILATGAQVIVPGHGPLMTPADLRGHIDYLRWVRDGAHRLHALGVPAQSAALQLIDSGRYPGLGLPERLAITVATEYRHLAGETGTPDLVVLVGAAARIALGREQARIPGQRSGADDPSNAAPQ comes from the coding sequence ATGAGCCATGATGCGCATCTCGCCCCCATAGCCGACGGCCTGTACGCCTGGCTGCCCGACGGACGCGGGACCTGGGGCCTGGCCAACTGCGGGCTGCTGGTGTCCGAGGGGCAGGCCGCCCTGATCGACACCCCGTACGACCTGCCGCGCACCCGTGCGCTGCTGGAGGCAGCCGCCCCGGTGCTGGGGCCGCAGGGGCGCATCGGCACTGCGATCACCACCCACAGCAACGGAGATCACTCGTACGGCCTAGCGGCGCTGGGCGATGTGGAGATCATCGGCACCCGGGACTACCTGCACGCCCTGGACCACGAGCCGACGCCGCAGCAGATGCACGCGCTGGTCGCCGAGACGCCGCCGGACCAGCCCACCTCCTGGTACCTGCGGCGGCACTTCGGCCGCTTCGACTTCACCGGCATCGACCCGGTCGCCCCCACCCGCACCTTCAGCGGCAGCCTCGAGCTGCGGATCGGTGCAGCGGAGGTCCGGCTGGTGCAGGCCGGGCCCGCGCACACCGACGGCGACCTCTGGGTCCACCTGCCGCAGCACGGCGTGGTGTTCACCGGCGACGTGGTCTTCGCCGACGACCACCCGGTGCACTGGGCCGGGCCGATCGACAACGTCATCGACGCCTGCCTGGGCATCCTGGCGACCGGGGCGCAGGTCATCGTGCCCGGCCACGGGCCGCTGATGACCCCGGCCGACCTGCGCGGACACATCGACTACCTGCGCTGGGTGCGCGACGGCGCGCACCGGCTGCACGCCCTGGGCGTGCCCGCGCAGAGCGCCGCCCTCCAGCTGATCGACTCCGGCCGCTACCCCGGGCTGGGCCTGCCGGAGCGGCTGGCGATCACCGTCGCCACCGAGTACCGGCACCTCGCGGGCGAGACCGGGACGCCGGACCTGGTCGTGCTGGTGGGCGCCGCCGCCCGGATCGCGCTCGGCCGGGAGCAGGCCAGGATCCCCGGCCAGCGCAGCGGCGCGGACGACCCCAGTAACGCCGCCCCGCAGTGA
- a CDS encoding cytochrome P450 — protein sequence MDSPMIVLDPDGTDLHGEARRMREAGAAVRVLLPAGIEAWAVTRHRTLKELLTDDRVSKDPRRHWPAWIGGAYQDTWVSMWVGVTNMLSTYGADHTRLRRLVAPAFTARRTEALRPKVEEIAKTLLAELDRTGPGAVVDLRAGYAHALPIAVICELFGVPEATRADVARLIAAFMDAGAGPEQVAQTFGQVHQVLGGLIADKRAHPGEDMTSVLVAGRDEDGSSLTEDELRDTLLLTIGAGFETTVNLIGNAVHALLAHPGQLAAVRGGRIGWGEVVEETLRWSPSIANLPLRFAVSDIELPDGTLIAAGDAILPSFVAAGRDPGQHGPDAEAFDPARPLAEHLAFGYGVHRCIGAPLARMEAEIALGRLFEHFPEVRLAVDPEQVAPVPSFIAGGWASLPVRLHGGAAS from the coding sequence ATGGACAGCCCGATGATCGTGCTCGACCCGGACGGCACCGACCTGCACGGCGAGGCCCGCCGGATGCGCGAGGCCGGCGCTGCCGTACGCGTGCTGCTCCCGGCCGGGATCGAGGCGTGGGCGGTCACCCGGCACCGGACGCTCAAGGAGCTGCTCACCGACGACCGGGTCTCCAAGGACCCGCGACGGCACTGGCCCGCCTGGATCGGCGGCGCCTACCAGGACACCTGGGTGTCCATGTGGGTCGGCGTGACCAACATGCTCTCCACCTACGGCGCCGACCACACCCGGCTGCGGCGGCTGGTCGCCCCGGCCTTCACCGCCCGGCGCACCGAGGCGCTGCGGCCCAAGGTCGAGGAGATCGCCAAGACGCTGCTGGCCGAGCTGGACCGGACCGGGCCCGGCGCCGTGGTCGACCTGCGGGCCGGGTACGCCCACGCCCTGCCGATCGCGGTCATCTGCGAGCTGTTCGGCGTCCCCGAGGCCACTCGCGCGGACGTCGCCCGGCTCATCGCCGCCTTCATGGACGCCGGCGCCGGGCCGGAGCAGGTCGCGCAGACCTTCGGCCAGGTCCACCAGGTGCTCGGCGGGCTGATCGCGGACAAGCGGGCCCACCCGGGCGAGGACATGACCAGCGTGCTGGTGGCCGGGCGGGACGAGGACGGCAGCTCGCTGACCGAGGACGAGCTGCGCGACACCCTGCTGCTGACCATCGGCGCGGGCTTCGAGACCACCGTCAACCTGATCGGCAACGCCGTGCACGCCCTGCTGGCCCACCCCGGGCAGCTGGCCGCGGTGCGCGGCGGCCGGATCGGCTGGGGCGAGGTGGTCGAGGAGACGCTGCGCTGGTCGCCGTCGATCGCCAACCTGCCGCTGCGCTTCGCCGTCTCCGACATCGAACTGCCGGACGGGACGCTGATCGCCGCCGGGGACGCGATCCTGCCGAGCTTCGTCGCCGCCGGGCGCGACCCCGGGCAGCACGGCCCGGACGCCGAGGCGTTCGACCCGGCCCGGCCGCTGGCCGAGCACCTGGCCTTCGGCTACGGCGTCCACCGCTGCATCGGCGCGCCGCTGGCCCGGATGGAGGCCGAGATCGCCCTCGGTCGGCTGTTCGAGCACTTCCCGGAGGTGCGGCTGGCGGTGGATCCGGAGCAGGTCGCGCCGGTGCCCTCCTTCATCGCGGGCGGCTGGGCCTCGCTCCCGGTCCGGCTGCACGGCGGGGCCGCGTCGTAG
- a CDS encoding cytochrome P450 gives MPPYLAEPVPLFGPAFAADPHTTYARLRGYGPLAPVLLAEGVPAWLVTDYQAALALLRDPVTWSKDPRAWEATVPADCPVLPMIGYRPNVLFSDGEEHARYRSVITDSLAMVDLGQLRAEVLRVADLLIAQFSGVGEADLITQFTGPLPTMVFTRLFGLGEEYSPHMVAALAGMLEATGPEQATAAGAAFFACISDLVAAKSRLRGPDLASWYLDHPAGLSTEQVIQQVVLTLGAALEPTANLISNAVSVLLSDRAYYSSLANGSLAARSAIDEVLRREPPMANYGAHYVRQDTVFCGTYIRPDEPVLVSYAAVNAGIGGGPAGSSGGGAHLAWSAGPHACPAKQPAFLIATTAVERLTNALGDLQLAVPRAELPWRPGPFQRALAHLPVRFAPVIPN, from the coding sequence GTGCCCCCGTACCTCGCCGAACCGGTCCCCCTGTTCGGACCGGCGTTCGCGGCCGACCCGCACACCACCTACGCCCGGCTGCGCGGCTACGGCCCGCTCGCCCCGGTCCTGCTGGCCGAGGGCGTCCCGGCGTGGCTTGTCACCGACTACCAGGCGGCGCTGGCGCTGCTGCGCGACCCGGTGACCTGGTCCAAGGACCCGCGCGCCTGGGAGGCCACCGTGCCCGCCGACTGCCCGGTCCTGCCGATGATCGGCTACCGGCCGAACGTGCTGTTCAGCGACGGCGAGGAGCACGCCCGCTACCGCTCGGTCATCACCGACTCGCTGGCCATGGTCGACCTCGGGCAGCTGCGCGCCGAGGTGCTGCGCGTGGCGGACCTGCTGATCGCGCAGTTCAGCGGCGTCGGCGAGGCCGACCTGATCACCCAGTTCACCGGCCCGCTGCCGACCATGGTGTTCACCCGGCTGTTCGGCCTCGGCGAGGAGTACAGCCCGCACATGGTCGCCGCGCTCGCCGGGATGCTGGAGGCCACCGGCCCGGAGCAGGCCACCGCCGCCGGGGCCGCCTTCTTCGCCTGCATCAGCGACCTGGTCGCCGCCAAGTCCCGGCTCCGCGGGCCCGACCTGGCCTCCTGGTACCTGGACCACCCCGCCGGGCTGAGCACCGAGCAGGTCATCCAGCAGGTGGTGCTCACCCTCGGCGCGGCGCTGGAACCCACCGCCAACCTCATCTCCAACGCCGTCTCGGTGCTGCTCAGCGACCGCGCCTACTACAGCTCGCTGGCCAACGGCTCGCTGGCCGCCCGCTCCGCCATCGACGAGGTGCTGCGCCGCGAACCGCCGATGGCCAACTACGGCGCCCACTACGTCCGGCAGGACACCGTCTTCTGCGGCACCTACATCCGCCCGGACGAACCGGTCCTGGTCTCCTACGCCGCGGTCAACGCCGGTATCGGCGGCGGCCCGGCCGGATCGTCCGGCGGCGGGGCGCACCTGGCCTGGTCCGCCGGGCCGCACGCCTGCCCGGCCAAGCAGCCCGCCTTCCTGATCGCCACGACCGCCGTGGAACGCCTCACCAACGCCCTCGGAGACCTCCAGCTCGCCGTACCCCGCGCCGAACTCCCTTGGCGCCCGGGCCCGTTCCAGCGCGCCCTGGCCCATCTGCCGGTCCGGTTCGCCCCGGTCATCCCCAACTGA
- a CDS encoding ATP/GTP-binding protein: MVYAPSSSPETVYLPDPAQTMVKILVAGAFGVGKTTMIGSLSEIPPLHTEEVMTTVGALVDDPGAHGGPGGLGDKTTTTVAMDFGRYTLPTEDLVLYLFGAPGQERFRALWEDLAHQSLGAVVLVDSLRLEDSFWVMSAVEERRVPYVVAVNNFPRSPDYPVEQLRQALDLAPSTPLVACDARDPTSCLRVLIALVDHLLAHST; encoded by the coding sequence GTGGTCTACGCGCCAAGCTCTAGCCCGGAGACGGTCTACCTGCCCGACCCGGCGCAGACCATGGTCAAGATCCTGGTCGCGGGGGCGTTCGGGGTCGGCAAGACCACCATGATCGGCTCGCTGTCGGAGATCCCGCCGCTGCACACCGAGGAGGTCATGACCACGGTCGGTGCCCTCGTCGACGACCCGGGCGCCCACGGCGGCCCCGGCGGCCTCGGCGACAAGACCACCACCACCGTCGCCATGGACTTCGGCCGCTACACCCTGCCCACCGAGGACCTGGTGCTCTACCTGTTCGGCGCGCCCGGCCAGGAGCGGTTCCGGGCCCTGTGGGAGGACCTGGCCCACCAGTCCCTGGGGGCGGTGGTGCTGGTCGACTCGCTCCGGCTGGAGGACTCCTTCTGGGTGATGTCGGCCGTCGAGGAGCGCCGCGTCCCGTACGTGGTCGCGGTCAACAACTTCCCCCGCTCGCCCGACTACCCGGTCGAACAGCTGCGGCAGGCGCTCGACCTGGCGCCGTCCACCCCGCTGGTGGCCTGCGACGCCCGCGACCCCACCTCCTGCCTGCGCGTGCTGATCGCCCTGGTCGACCACCTGCTCGCCCACTCCACCTAG
- a CDS encoding DUF742 domain-containing protein yields the protein MTTPPGRRRLVPAFLATDGSAHASRNTLDRLTVLTSATGAVPDGLAPPAHRIAALLQGGALTLAEVAGYLHLPVSVVKVLVSELVDHGHLTVHASMLQTGLRDRQLLERVLSGLRAKL from the coding sequence ATGACCACCCCGCCCGGACGCCGACGCCTGGTACCGGCCTTCCTGGCCACCGACGGCTCCGCGCACGCGAGCCGCAACACCCTGGACCGGCTCACCGTGCTCACCTCGGCGACCGGCGCCGTACCCGACGGACTGGCCCCGCCCGCGCACCGCATCGCCGCCCTGCTGCAGGGCGGCGCGCTGACCCTGGCCGAGGTCGCCGGCTATCTGCACCTGCCGGTCAGCGTGGTGAAAGTGCTGGTCAGCGAACTGGTCGATCACGGCCACCTCACCGTCCACGCCTCCATGCTGCAGACCGGGCTCCGGGACAGGCAGCTGCTGGAAAGGGTTCTCAGTGGTCTACGCGCCAAGCTCTAG
- a CDS encoding roadblock/LC7 domain-containing protein: MTLSDADAVQPGLDLEWTTKALQTLTQLHGVVHGVVLTSDGMIKGASSGLSRASAEGAAAVTSGLQSCARQVAGALSGHADTALRQVVVETGDGFVFSVPAGAHTHLVLYTTREADLGMVSYEVHRHIGNLGSRVLNTPARDTLG, encoded by the coding sequence ATGACGCTGTCCGATGCGGACGCCGTCCAGCCCGGGCTGGACCTGGAGTGGACCACCAAGGCCCTGCAGACCCTCACCCAGCTGCACGGCGTCGTCCACGGCGTGGTGCTGACCTCGGACGGCATGATCAAGGGCGCCTCCAGCGGCCTCTCCCGCGCCTCGGCCGAGGGCGCCGCCGCCGTCACCTCCGGGCTGCAGAGCTGCGCCCGGCAGGTGGCCGGGGCGCTCAGCGGCCACGCGGACACCGCGCTGCGGCAGGTGGTCGTGGAGACCGGCGACGGCTTCGTGTTCTCCGTCCCCGCCGGGGCCCACACCCATCTGGTGCTGTACACCACCCGCGAGGCCGACCTCGGCATGGTCTCCTACGAGGTGCACCGCCACATCGGCAATCTCGGCTCACGGGTACTGAACACCCCGGCGCGGGACACCCTGGGATGA
- a CDS encoding ATP-binding protein has translation MTQIPEVATALLAAGTAGSLVTVPLLLTGRRRTAAARREADAARLDAAAARLDAAAAHTARDQAHGELQSAAARFEALRQENQHLAAVRIPALVQRLTHHHLVVPGPLHPELAESGTAAEHDAVLAQIARALADARRQVDAAAAAVMRGATSSLQALGYRQQSLVSSLQLAVDEPRLAEQLFALDRLNEQSLRRIQATGVLCGAWPGLNREDSHLPDILAGAQGRVEDSRRIVLVNQLHRAVGAVGRVVEPLAMVVAELMANAVYYSQGTLAVRVSLHHAAHGVCVVVDDAGIGMHDDDIAFAERMMHPDHQSRLSELGDPPRAGFATIGRLAREYGFSVSVRGASQYGGVHAVVLIPQRLLVLMDEAQPMSAVAPPPARGIEPEHASAAALAPAPRPAADPAFGPAPDPGAVPRNPAAPPPLPQRHRHRAADPAPGDPAGPPPPERQPPTLGQTASAWSAVQSGTDQGREAAPVFRERNES, from the coding sequence GTGACTCAGATACCCGAGGTGGCCACCGCGCTGCTGGCCGCAGGCACCGCCGGCAGCCTGGTCACCGTCCCGCTGCTGCTCACCGGCAGACGCCGCACGGCCGCCGCCCGCCGAGAGGCCGACGCCGCCCGCCTGGACGCGGCCGCCGCCCGGCTCGACGCCGCCGCCGCGCACACCGCACGCGACCAGGCGCACGGTGAACTCCAGTCCGCGGCAGCCCGGTTCGAGGCGCTGCGGCAGGAGAACCAGCACCTCGCCGCCGTACGGATCCCGGCCCTGGTACAGCGGCTGACGCACCATCACCTCGTGGTGCCGGGCCCGCTCCACCCCGAGCTGGCCGAGAGCGGCACCGCCGCCGAGCACGACGCCGTACTGGCGCAGATCGCCCGCGCGCTGGCCGACGCCCGCCGCCAGGTGGACGCCGCCGCAGCCGCGGTGATGCGCGGCGCGACCAGCAGCCTGCAGGCCCTCGGCTACCGCCAGCAGTCCCTCGTCAGCTCGCTGCAACTGGCCGTGGACGAACCCCGGTTGGCCGAGCAGCTGTTCGCCCTGGACCGGCTCAACGAGCAGAGCCTGCGCCGGATCCAGGCCACCGGCGTGCTCTGCGGCGCCTGGCCCGGGCTGAACCGCGAGGACTCCCACCTGCCGGACATCCTGGCCGGGGCGCAGGGCCGGGTCGAGGACAGCCGGCGGATCGTCCTGGTCAACCAACTGCACCGGGCCGTCGGCGCGGTGGGCCGGGTGGTCGAGCCGCTGGCGATGGTGGTGGCCGAGCTGATGGCCAACGCCGTCTACTACTCGCAGGGCACGCTCGCGGTCCGGGTCAGCCTGCACCACGCCGCCCACGGCGTCTGCGTGGTGGTGGACGACGCCGGGATTGGCATGCACGACGACGACATCGCCTTCGCCGAGAGGATGATGCACCCCGACCACCAGAGCCGGCTCAGCGAGCTGGGCGACCCGCCCCGGGCCGGCTTCGCCACCATCGGCAGGCTGGCCCGCGAGTACGGCTTCTCGGTCTCGGTCCGGGGCGCCAGCCAGTACGGCGGCGTCCACGCGGTGGTGCTGATCCCGCAACGGCTGCTGGTGCTGATGGACGAGGCCCAGCCGATGTCGGCGGTGGCCCCGCCGCCGGCCCGCGGCATCGAGCCCGAACACGCCTCAGCCGCCGCCCTCGCCCCGGCGCCCCGGCCCGCCGCCGATCCGGCCTTCGGCCCGGCCCCCGACCCGGGCGCCGTGCCCCGCAACCCCGCCGCGCCCCCGCCGCTGCCGCAGCGGCACCGCCACCGGGCCGCCGACCCGGCCCCGGGCGATCCGGCCGGCCCGCCGCCGCCCGAGCGTCAGCCGCCCACCCTCGGGCAGACCGCGTCCGCCTGGAGCGCCGTGCAGTCCGGCACCGACCAGGGGCGCGAGGCCGCGCCCGTCTTCCGCGAGAGGAACGAGTCATGA
- a CDS encoding glycosyl hydrolase family 18 protein has translation MRRTPGTLHTVVTGLLATAVASAGLLTAGAGAAHAAGIPSVHGAANSLPAHVYAPYFEAYNGDDPATLSAESGAKYLTMAFIETAAAGSCTAYWNGDTTEPLSSATFGSSIAAIQRGGGTVIPSFGGYAADTTGTDIADSCTDVNAIAKVYESVFTTYHATRIDLDVEADSLSNTAGITRRNQAIAEVEAWGARTGHKVGFQYTLPSATTGLGATGVAVLQNAVQEHARIALVNAMTFDYYIGTAQEMGTDAVTAANGVYSQLAALYPWKSKSQLWESIGLTLMPGIDDFGAAETTTAADVNTVESFAAGHGLGALSIWALQRDNGGCPGTSGAGTCSGVAQDTWAFSHTLEHFTSNRWGAERHGF, from the coding sequence ATGAGACGAACCCCCGGAACTCTGCACACCGTGGTGACCGGCCTGCTCGCCACCGCCGTCGCCTCGGCCGGGCTGCTCACCGCGGGCGCGGGTGCGGCGCACGCCGCAGGGATCCCTTCCGTGCACGGCGCGGCCAACTCCCTTCCCGCGCACGTGTACGCGCCGTACTTCGAGGCGTACAACGGGGACGACCCGGCCACCCTGTCGGCCGAGTCCGGTGCCAAGTACCTGACCATGGCGTTCATCGAGACCGCCGCTGCGGGCTCCTGCACGGCCTACTGGAACGGCGACACCACCGAGCCGCTCTCCTCGGCGACCTTCGGCAGCTCCATCGCCGCCATCCAGCGCGGCGGCGGCACGGTCATCCCCTCCTTCGGGGGCTACGCGGCCGACACCACCGGCACCGACATCGCCGACAGCTGCACCGACGTCAACGCCATCGCCAAGGTGTACGAGTCGGTGTTCACCACCTACCACGCCACCCGGATCGACCTGGACGTCGAGGCCGACTCGCTGTCGAACACCGCCGGGATCACCCGCCGCAACCAGGCCATCGCCGAGGTCGAGGCGTGGGGCGCGCGCACCGGGCACAAGGTCGGCTTCCAGTACACGCTGCCGTCCGCCACCACCGGCCTGGGCGCCACCGGTGTCGCGGTGCTGCAGAACGCCGTGCAGGAGCACGCGCGGATCGCCCTGGTCAACGCCATGACCTTCGACTACTACATCGGCACCGCGCAGGAGATGGGCACCGACGCGGTCACCGCCGCGAACGGCGTCTACAGCCAGCTCGCCGCGCTCTACCCGTGGAAGTCCAAGTCCCAGCTCTGGGAGTCGATCGGGCTCACCCTGATGCCCGGCATCGACGACTTCGGCGCCGCCGAGACCACAACCGCCGCCGACGTCAACACCGTTGAGTCGTTTGCGGCCGGGCACGGCCTGGGCGCCCTGTCCATCTGGGCGCTGCAGCGCGACAACGGCGGCTGCCCGGGAACCTCCGGCGCCGGCACCTGCTCCGGCGTGGCCCAGGACACCTGGGCCTTCAGCCACACCCTGGAGCACTTCACCAGCAACCGCTGGGGAGCCGAGCGGCACGGCTTCTGA
- a CDS encoding cold-shock protein, which produces MASGTVKWFNAEKGFGFIEQDGGGADVFAHYSNINAQGFRELQEGQKVTFDVTQGQKGPQAENIIPA; this is translated from the coding sequence ATGGCCAGCGGTACCGTGAAGTGGTTCAACGCCGAAAAGGGCTTCGGCTTCATCGAGCAGGACGGCGGCGGCGCCGACGTCTTCGCCCACTACTCCAACATCAACGCCCAGGGCTTCCGCGAGCTCCAGGAGGGCCAGAAGGTGACCTTCGACGTCACCCAGGGCCAGAAGGGCCCGCAGGCGGAGAACATCATCCCGGCCTGA
- a CDS encoding universal stress protein, whose product MAESARVVVGVSGSLSSLAALHRAVAEARQRDAVLVPVLAWHAVGGETAYRTAPCPQLLTVWEEAARRRLDTAFEQAFGGFPAGVRVLPLLVRDENPGRALVRTADRPDDLLVVSTGRQGRLRRILHGSVSRYCLAHARCTVAAVPPSELLEALERAADSGEPMTLPGAWTARTAA is encoded by the coding sequence ATGGCTGAGAGTGCGCGAGTCGTCGTCGGCGTCAGTGGATCCCTGAGCAGCCTGGCCGCGCTGCACCGGGCGGTGGCCGAGGCGCGGCAGCGGGACGCGGTCCTGGTGCCGGTGCTGGCCTGGCACGCGGTGGGCGGCGAGACGGCCTACCGGACCGCACCCTGCCCGCAGCTGCTGACGGTGTGGGAGGAGGCGGCGCGCAGGCGGCTGGACACCGCGTTCGAGCAGGCCTTCGGCGGGTTCCCGGCCGGAGTGCGGGTGCTGCCGCTGCTGGTCCGGGACGAGAACCCGGGGCGCGCCCTGGTCCGCACCGCCGACCGGCCGGACGACCTGCTGGTGGTCAGCACCGGGCGGCAGGGCCGGCTGCGCCGGATCCTGCACGGCTCGGTCAGCCGCTACTGCCTGGCGCACGCCCGGTGCACGGTGGCGGCCGTGCCGCCGTCGGAGCTGCTGGAGGCGCTGGAGCGGGCGGCGGACAGCGGTGAGCCGATGACCCTGCCCGGCGCGTGGACGGCGCGGACCGCCGCCTGA
- a CDS encoding BMP family protein, whose protein sequence is MKKTVQLAAALVTVGLTLTACGSKPVSTAGSPSGSASGSTATTAGSYKACMVTDTGGLDDHSFNAESWAGMQDAAKADSKITVQNATSATENDYASNIAGFVSAGCKLIVTVGFAMDDATVASAKKNPSQDYTIVDNTSTAPKIKGLQFNTAQGAFLGGYFAAGMTKTGRVATFGGANYPTVTVYMDGFWEGVQYYNQQHHTNVKVLGWNQTTQSGTFDPTQSFTDEAGGKQIAATFQAEGADIIFPVAGGTGIGALAQAKASNGALNAIWVDDDGFYSNSAYASVIMTSVTKGIASAVSTAVTGAAAGGFTSTSYIGTLANDGTGLAPYHDFTSKVPAALTTELATVKQGIISGSIKITSKNQPTP, encoded by the coding sequence GTGAAGAAAACCGTTCAGCTGGCAGCGGCCCTGGTGACGGTCGGCCTGACCCTCACCGCTTGCGGCTCCAAGCCCGTTTCCACGGCCGGCAGCCCCTCGGGCTCCGCCTCGGGCTCGACCGCGACCACGGCCGGTTCGTACAAGGCGTGTATGGTCACCGACACCGGCGGCCTGGACGACCACTCCTTCAACGCCGAGTCCTGGGCCGGCATGCAGGACGCCGCCAAGGCCGACAGCAAGATCACGGTCCAGAACGCGACCTCCGCCACCGAGAACGACTACGCCAGCAACATCGCCGGCTTCGTGTCGGCGGGCTGCAAGCTGATCGTGACCGTCGGGTTCGCCATGGACGACGCCACCGTGGCCTCGGCGAAGAAGAACCCGAGCCAGGACTACACGATCGTCGACAACACCTCGACCGCCCCGAAGATCAAGGGCCTGCAGTTCAACACCGCCCAGGGCGCCTTCCTCGGCGGCTACTTCGCCGCGGGCATGACCAAGACCGGCCGCGTGGCCACCTTCGGCGGCGCCAACTACCCGACCGTCACGGTGTACATGGACGGCTTCTGGGAGGGGGTGCAGTATTACAACCAGCAGCACCACACCAACGTGAAGGTCCTCGGCTGGAACCAGACCACCCAGTCCGGCACCTTCGACCCCACCCAGAGCTTCACCGACGAGGCCGGAGGCAAGCAGATCGCCGCGACCTTCCAGGCCGAGGGCGCGGACATCATCTTCCCGGTCGCCGGCGGCACCGGCATCGGCGCGCTGGCGCAGGCCAAGGCCAGCAACGGCGCGCTGAACGCCATCTGGGTCGACGACGACGGCTTCTACTCCAACTCCGCCTACGCCTCGGTCATCATGACCTCGGTGACCAAGGGCATAGCCAGCGCGGTCAGCACGGCCGTGACCGGCGCGGCCGCGGGCGGCTTCACCTCCACCTCCTACATCGGCACGCTGGCCAACGACGGCACCGGCCTGGCGCCCTACCACGACTTCACCTCCAAGGTCCCGGCCGCGCTCACCACCGAGCTGGCCACGGTCAAGCAGGGCATCATCAGCGGCTCCATCAAGATCACCTCGAAGAACCAGCCGACCCCCTGA